The following coding sequences lie in one Spinacia oleracea cultivar Varoflay chromosome 1, BTI_SOV_V1, whole genome shotgun sequence genomic window:
- the LOC110791298 gene encoding amino acid transporter AVT6A: MTVIQDVESSSERGSSIDLNDEKVPLLGHKRASFGSSVFNLSCTIVGAGIMSLPAAMKVLGVVPGVILIIVGGFLTQASIEFLLRFSDASCSFSYCSVMEDAFGRVGKFLVQLCVVVNNIGMSIIYLIIIEDVLSGSTTSSGIHHPGVLEDGFGQQWWTERAFVLLILTLFVFMPLIWCKRIDSLRYTSAVAVALAVFFIVVVVAISAFKLVKGTIQEPAWFPRIKDLESFWNLFTAVPVLVCAYLCHFNVHPIQNELKDPCEMQAVVRTSLSLSGTVYLLTGLFGFLLFGDSTASDVLSNFDTDLGVPYSSFMNNIVRVSYAGHIILVFPIIFYSLRLNFDGLMFCQTRPLASDNWRFTVVTLILMSVILYGAIFIPSIWQAFEFTGATAGSLLLFIFPASIVLKDRHGIATTRDNILAVSLIVVAVFADGIAIYSNASSLITKRS; the protein is encoded by the exons ATGACCGTCATTCAGGACGTTGAAAGTAGTTCAGAAAGGGGTAGCTCGATTGACTTGAATGATGAAAAAGTTCCTTTGTTGGGTCACAAGAGAGCCTCTTTTGGTAGTTCAGTTTTTAATTTGTCATGCACCATAGTTGGTGCTGGAATCATGAGCTTACCTGCTGCTATGAAAGTATTAGGTGTTGTTCCTGGTGTCATTTTGATTATAGTTGGTGGATTTTTGACTCAGGCTTCGATTGAGTTCTTGCTTCGGTTCAGCGATGCATCTTGTTCATTTTCTTATTGTTCTGTCATGGAAGATGCATTTGGTAGAGTCGGTAAGTTCTTAGTGCAGCTCTGTGTTGTTGTCAATAATATCGGCATGTCCATCATTTACCTAATCATAATCG AGGACGTGCTCTCTGGATCAACAACTTCAAGTGGGATTCATCACCCAGGTGTActagaagatgggtttggacAACAATGGTGGACTGAGCGCGCCTTTGTGCTACTCATCCTGACCCTCTTTGTATTCATGCCTTTGATATGGTGTAAGCGTATAG ATTCATTAAGATACACTTCAGCTGTAGCAGTTGCACTAGCAGTGTTCTTCATAGTTGTGGTAGTTGCAATCTCAGCTTTTAAACTAGTAAAGGGGACTATACAGGAACCTGCATGGTTTCCGCGTATTAAGGACTTAGAATCGTTTTGGAATCTCTTCACTGCTGTACCTGTTCTTGTTTGCGCTTACCTTTGCCACTTCAATG TTCACCCAATACAAAATGAGCTGAAAGATCCATGTGAGATGCAAGCAGTAGTTAGAACATCTCTGTCCCTCTCTGGAACAGTATACTTGCTAACAGGCTTATTTGGGTTTTTGCTATTCGGGGATTCCACTGCATCCGATGTGCTATCCAACTTTGACACGGATCTAGGTGTTCCCTACAGCTCATTCATGAACAACATTGTTCGTGTCAGCTATGCAGGACATATCATACTGGTGTTCCCCATTATCTTTTATTCCTTGAGACTTAATTTTGACGGTCTAATGTTTTGCCAAACAAGGCCTCTAGCTTCAGATAATTGGAGATTTACAGTAGTGACGTTAATACTGATGTCTGTGATCCTGTATGGAGCTATATTCATCCCTAGTATCTGGCAGGCCTTTGAGTTTACTGGAGCCACTGCTGGATCCTTGCTCCTCTTTATATTCCCTGCTTCCATCGTTCTCAA GGACCGGCATGGCATAGCAACGACAAGGGACAACATTTTAGCAGTCTCGTTGATCGTTGTGGCGGTGTTTGCAGATGGGATTGCTATTTACAGCAACGCGAGCTCTTTGATTACAAAGCGTTCATGA
- the LOC110791299 gene encoding biogenesis of lysosome-related organelles complex 1 subunit 2 produces the protein MAENEVGKEQQDQPDELADALDDLFNGVSTMIKSELQGTNNILELLEKMNLKVAEEYNSYGDVASGLRVFVEQLKHKSGSFEGYIQQIDAIDQQVTEFEAVISMLDKYVSMLEKKVQSAYQVPPL, from the exons ATGGCGGAAAATGAGGTAGGTAAGGAACAACAAGATCAACCTGACGAACTTGCAGATGCTCTTGATGATCTCTTTAATGGCGTTTCCACCATGATCAAGTCCGAGCTTCAG GGAACAAACAACATTCTTGAACTTTTGGAGAAGATGAATCTTAAAGTTGCCGAAGAGTATAACAGTTATGGCGACGTTGCTTCTGGACTGAGGGTGTTCGTGGAGCAGTTAAAGCACAAGAGTGGTAGCTTTGAAGGGTACATTCAACAAATTGATGCAATAGATCAACAAGTAACAGAATTTGAAGCAGTAATTTCAATGCTTGATAAATACGTTTCTATGTTGGAAAAGAAAGTGCAATCTGCATATCAGGTTCCACCATTGTAG
- the LOC110791297 gene encoding amino acid transporter AVT6B, with the protein MAGIDIESQQINPQRSERVPLLQDHPLIITKDDTNTASYLSGVFNLSCTIVGAGIMSLPAAMKVLGVIPGVLLIFISGFLTKYSVEILLRYSEKEGSYTYGQLMYDAFGRIGEILFQISVIINNTGITIIYLIIIADVISGSTTSGIHHSGVLEEWFGEQWWTGRAFVLIFLTAFVLVPTAWIKRMEALQYTSAIAVGLAVFFILIVMEITCYKLAMGTIKQPALFPRIDDYASFGNLFTAVPVLVCAYLCHYNVHTIRNELQDPSQMPGVVKSSLSVCSTIYIMTGLFGFLLFGDSTASDVLSNFDSDLGVPYSSVLNSMVRLSYAAHIVLVFPVVFYALRLNFYGLVYNSAIPLTSDNRRSAFAIITLSLILVILLGAIFIPSIWVAFQFTGATAGALILFIFPASIVLRDHIGISTRRDKILSWGLIILAVLSDLVAIYSNAVSLF; encoded by the exons ATGGCTGGTATTGATATAGAGAGTCAACAGATTAACCCTCAAAGGAGTGAACGAGTGCCCTTGCTACAAGATCATCCTTTGATTATAACAAAGGATGATACTAACACAGCTTCATATTTAAGTGGAGTCTTTAATTTGTCATGCACCATAGTTGGTGCAGGGATAATGAGCTTACCAGCTGCCATGAAAGTACTTGGTGTTATCCCGGGGgttcttttgatttttatttccGGATTTTTGACTAAGTACTCTGTTGAGATATTGCTTCGCTATAGCGAAAAGGAAGGATCATATACCTACGGGCAGCTCATGTATGATGCTTTTGGAAGGATTGGAGAGATTTTGTTTCAAATTAGTGTCATTATCAACAACACAGGCATTACCATAATTTATTTGATAATAATTG CGGATGTGATATCTGGATCAACAACAAGTGGAATTCACCATTCTGGTGTTTTAGAAGAGTGGTTCGGAGAACAATGGTGGACAGGCCGCGCCTTTGTGCTGATTTTCCTGACTGCTTTTGTATTGGTTCCAACAGCATGGATTAAGCGTATGG AAGCTTTGCAATACACCTCTGCAATTGCAGTTGGTTTGGCTGTGTTTTTCATTCTTATTGTCATGGAAATCACCTGCTACAAGTTGGCAATGGGAACAATAAAGCAACCAGCACTCTTTCCACGTATAGATGACTATGCATCTTTTGGGAATCTATTCACTGCAGTTCCTGTGCTTGTTTGTGCATACCTTTGCCACTATAATG TGCATACAATACGAAATGAGCTACAAGATCCATCACAGATGCCGGGAGTAGTGAAGTCTTCTCTTTCTGTGTGCAGTACAATCTACATAATGACAGGGTTATTTGGATTTCTTTTATTTGGAGATTCGACTGCTTCTGATGTGCTCTCTAACTTTGACTCTGACCTTGGTGTCCCATACAGTTCAGTCTTAAATTCTATGGTTCGTCTGAGCTATGCAGCCCACATTGTTCTTGTATTCCCTGTTGTCTTCTATGCCCTAAGGCTTAACTTCTATGGTCTTGTATACAACTCGGCCATTCCATTGACTTCAGATAATCGGAGATCTGCATTTGCTATTATCACATTGAGTTTAATCCTTGTAATCCTGTTAGGGGCTATTTTTATTCCCAGCATTTGGGTAGCATTTCAGTTTACTGGGGCAACAGCTGGAGCCTTGATCTTGTTCATATTCCCTGCTTCCATTGTTCTCAG GGACCATATCGGAATCTCAACAAGGAGAGACAAGATCCTTTCATGGGGTTTGATCATTCTTGCTGTATTGTCGGATCTGGTGGCTATATACAGCAATGCGGTTTCCTTGTTTTGA